Proteins from a genomic interval of Chroococcidiopsis thermalis PCC 7203:
- a CDS encoding MFS transporter, with the protein MNVFLKFDRSLRRNLLILFCAGLSFWSSLTALLPVLPLYIEDVGANKQQIGMVMGCFAIGLLLFRPWLGQLADRRSRKLVLYIGTAVVAIAPLGYLVITSLPLLMALRAFHGISIAAFTTGYSALVADIAPPQHRGEVIGYMSLVTAIGMAVGPAIGGFLQAGAGYAPLFLLSAGLGFLGILFTSQVYNPPIAKVTTESPSADRFWSLLFSPRLRIPAIVLLLVGLAFGTLSTFAPLFIKSTQVDLNAGLFYTAAAIASFVVRLTTGRASDRYGRGLFISISLILYSVSMLLLWQATNASMFLWAAIIEGAGAGMLLPTIAALLVDRAQPDERGRIFGVCMVGFDVGIAIAGPFLGLIAEQVGYRAMFGAAGGLTFLALLIFLTHSSKSFPASLRFALGRGQDAYALK; encoded by the coding sequence TTGAACGTTTTTCTGAAATTCGATCGCAGTTTGCGGCGAAATTTGCTGATTTTATTCTGTGCTGGGCTGAGTTTCTGGTCTAGTCTGACAGCATTGTTGCCCGTTCTGCCCCTTTATATCGAGGATGTGGGGGCGAACAAGCAACAAATTGGCATGGTAATGGGTTGTTTTGCCATTGGACTGTTATTATTTCGTCCTTGGTTAGGACAGCTTGCCGATCGCCGCAGTCGTAAACTGGTGTTATACATTGGCACGGCTGTAGTCGCGATCGCCCCTTTAGGTTATTTAGTCATTACATCTTTGCCTTTATTGATGGCGCTGCGGGCATTCCACGGGATTAGTATTGCCGCTTTTACCACGGGCTACAGCGCCCTAGTTGCCGATATTGCACCCCCCCAACATCGCGGTGAAGTTATCGGCTATATGAGTTTAGTGACCGCGATTGGTATGGCAGTGGGACCCGCCATCGGCGGTTTTTTACAAGCTGGGGCTGGCTATGCACCCCTCTTTCTCCTCTCGGCAGGGTTGGGATTTTTGGGCATCTTGTTTACTTCCCAAGTCTACAATCCACCGATCGCGAAAGTGACAACCGAAAGTCCTTCAGCAGATCGGTTTTGGAGTTTATTATTCAGTCCGCGACTGCGTATCCCCGCGATTGTTTTATTACTAGTTGGTTTGGCTTTCGGTACTTTAAGTACCTTCGCACCTCTATTTATTAAATCGACTCAAGTAGATTTAAACGCAGGATTATTTTACACCGCAGCCGCGATCGCGAGTTTTGTCGTGCGCTTGACTACGGGACGAGCTTCCGACCGTTACGGCAGGGGTTTATTTATCTCTATCAGCTTGATTCTCTACTCGGTATCGATGCTGCTGCTATGGCAAGCTACCAATGCCAGTATGTTTTTATGGGCAGCAATTATCGAAGGGGCTGGGGCAGGAATGCTATTGCCTACCATTGCCGCACTACTGGTAGACCGCGCCCAGCCAGACGAACGGGGGAGAATCTTTGGTGTGTGTATGGTGGGGTTTGATGTCGGAATTGCGATCGCGGGTCCCTTCTTAGGTTTAATTGCCGAACAAGTCGGTTATCGGGCGATGTTTGGTGCGGCTGGCGGGCTAACTTTCCTCGCTTTACTCATCTTTTTGACCCATTCGAGCAAAAGTTTTCCAGCCTCTTTACGT